The following proteins are co-located in the Chitinophagales bacterium genome:
- a CDS encoding T9SS type A sorting domain-containing protein, protein MEKKLLSVFLCLFIFVAAQAEIPISTARTMAEGSTVTVRGIVTNAGELGTIRYLQDPTGGIAAYSTSLAAVQRGDSVEITGVIDFYNNLIELNPVSSYTVISSGNALPEPFVVNMAAGYAEAYESRLVRFNNSTFISTGSFSASSDVNYDATDGSVPSAQVRTIHTSNIAGTPIPTTPLDIVGIMSQYQTTYQLIPRDLDDFVLAGNPPVFTTALSQSNITPTAFDVSFNTLNPGTTVIYYGTTPALGSEVSYASLVTDHTISITGLTPATLYYLKGVSVSSTGDTSYSAVATMITQSLSSGVIKTYFTRSVDNSVAQGTNAVNLAQTADDTLIAYMNRTVYTMDIAIYNMDNNNGIVDAINAAYNRGVNVRVIGDGDNMDASAWAQLNIGTGNKKLSPTGIDYGIMHNKFVIMDANSPDPDKVFLWTGSMNFTNQQINSDANNVIIFQDQSIAKAYGVEFNEMWSGLFGPDKSNNTPKEFVIGGNRVELYFSPSDDTESAIKRTATSADHDLELCVFADTRFSISYAIDDRTSAGVWGGGVIDDTSNGSFAYSILASDMVGTLFVANHSYLVHNKYLLVDANAPGLDPAVLTGSHNWSTSAQTKNDENTVVVHNASIANQYYQEWVARYHDEGGTLLPSYIVGIAPASPDGAAWTVYPNPASNFIMLEHQPLQSANAAIQIIDLSGRTLLQQSWTAGLDRQLVDVSSLKEGMYFVVLQDGPTHATAKFQVIR, encoded by the coding sequence ATGGAAAAAAAGCTACTCTCCGTTTTTCTTTGCCTCTTCATTTTTGTTGCTGCCCAGGCAGAAATCCCCATCTCCACAGCCAGAACGATGGCAGAAGGATCAACCGTTACCGTTCGTGGCATTGTGACCAATGCAGGTGAACTGGGAACAATACGCTATCTGCAGGATCCTACCGGAGGCATAGCTGCCTATTCAACTTCGCTGGCCGCTGTTCAGCGTGGCGACAGTGTTGAAATAACCGGTGTGATAGACTTTTACAATAACCTGATTGAATTAAATCCGGTCAGCAGTTATACTGTCATCAGTTCCGGCAATGCACTGCCGGAACCCTTTGTGGTGAATATGGCCGCTGGCTATGCCGAAGCTTATGAATCCAGGCTCGTGCGATTCAATAATTCCACCTTTATCAGCACAGGCAGTTTTTCCGCCAGCAGTGATGTTAACTACGACGCCACTGACGGAAGTGTACCGAGTGCGCAGGTTCGCACCATCCACACTTCCAATATAGCAGGTACTCCAATTCCAACCACACCGCTCGACATTGTCGGCATTATGAGTCAGTACCAAACGACCTATCAGCTTATACCGCGCGACCTCGATGATTTTGTGCTCGCGGGCAACCCTCCTGTATTCACCACAGCACTGTCGCAGAGTAACATTACACCAACGGCATTTGATGTATCATTTAATACACTGAATCCGGGAACTACCGTGATCTATTACGGCACAACGCCTGCTTTAGGAAGTGAAGTGAGCTATGCATCACTGGTAACTGATCATACCATCAGCATAACCGGTTTAACTCCGGCAACACTTTATTATTTGAAAGGAGTGTCCGTAAGCAGTACAGGCGACACCTCTTATTCGGCTGTGGCTACCATGATTACTCAGTCGCTTTCATCGGGCGTGATTAAAACATACTTCACCCGTTCGGTAGATAATTCAGTAGCGCAGGGGACGAATGCCGTTAACCTGGCACAGACAGCCGATGATACATTGATTGCATACATGAACCGAACGGTGTACACGATGGATATTGCCATTTACAACATGGATAATAACAATGGTATCGTGGATGCCATTAATGCGGCATACAACCGTGGTGTAAATGTGAGGGTGATTGGTGATGGCGATAACATGGACGCATCCGCATGGGCGCAGCTGAATATCGGCACCGGCAATAAAAAACTGAGTCCCACAGGCATTGATTACGGCATCATGCACAATAAGTTTGTGATCATGGATGCCAATAGCCCGGACCCAGACAAGGTGTTTCTCTGGACTGGATCGATGAACTTCACCAATCAGCAGATTAACTCGGATGCGAATAATGTGATCATCTTCCAGGATCAAAGTATTGCAAAGGCCTATGGCGTGGAGTTCAATGAGATGTGGAGCGGCTTGTTTGGCCCTGATAAGTCTAACAATACACCAAAGGAATTCGTGATCGGAGGTAACCGTGTTGAATTGTACTTCAGCCCCAGTGATGATACAGAGTCAGCCATCAAACGCACCGCCACATCGGCCGATCATGATCTCGAACTGTGTGTATTCGCTGATACAAGATTCAGTATTTCTTATGCGATAGATGACCGCACCAGTGCCGGCGTCTGGGGCGGCGGTGTGATTGACGATACAAGCAACGGTTCCTTTGCTTACAGCATCCTGGCAAGCGACATGGTGGGTACCTTGTTTGTAGCGAATCACTCTTATCTCGTGCATAATAAATACCTGCTGGTTGATGCCAATGCACCCGGACTGGATCCGGCTGTGCTGACCGGTTCACATAACTGGAGTACTTCCGCGCAAACAAAGAATGATGAAAACACCGTCGTGGTGCACAATGCAAGCATCGCCAATCAGTATTACCAGGAATGGGTGGCGCGTTACCACGATGAGGGCGGCACGCTGCTGCCGAGTTATATTGTGGGCATTGCGCCCGCTTCACCCGATGGCGCAGCATGGACCGTGTATCCTAATCCGGCCAGCAATTTCATCATGCTGGAACATCAGCCATTGCAGAGCGCAAACGCTGCCATACAAATTATTGACTTATCAGGAAGAACATTGTTGCAACAATCATGGACGGCAGGCCTTGACCGGCAACTTGTAGATGTATCATCGCTGAAGGAAGGAATGTACTTCGTGGTGTTACAGGACGGGCCCACACATGCTACCGCGAAATTCCAGGTGATTCGTTGA